One Sulfurovum zhangzhouensis genomic window, TAATTCCTGATTTTCAAGATATTGTTGCTTCTTCTGTATAGCAGCCAGTTCATCATCCACTTTTCTGATCTTCTCCCGCATTTCACGCTCTAATGCGGTTGATCTTTCTATCAGCTCATTTAGCTTCTCTTTATCCTCACCGTATACCTCTTTTGCACGTGCCACAATACGCTCGGGTACACCATAACGTTCAGCGGTTTCAAAAGCATAGCTTTTTCCGATACTTCCCTGAAGAAATGTATAGGTCGGAAGTCGTTTCTCTTCGTCATACAATGCTGCAATAAGTTCTACTTGATCATCACTTGCCATCAAGGATGCCAAACGTTTATGGTGTGTCGTGACGATAAACGTGATACCTTTTTTTCTTAGCTCATCGAGTAGTACTCTAAAGAGACTTGCCGCTTCATCACTGTCTGTTCCAAGCTCGATCTCATCAACCCCGACGATCGCATTCTCTTTAGTGAAGAGTTTTGCAAATTCCTGCATACGTCCTGCAAAAGTTGAGATATCGTTTTTCACCGATTGCGGGTCATCGATGACTGCTTCAATACTTTTAAAATGCCCTACTTCACTCTTGGCCACATTACACCTAAACGGCAAAAGATATTTTGCCATGTAGACCGCACTTAGCAAGGATTTTAGAAGCATTGTTTTCCCACCGGCATTCACCCCGGTGATCAACATGACCTGTTTATCCATATCGATTGATACGGGTACAGGGTCTTCTATTGCAGGGTGGGCAAACTCTTCAAGTTTGATACGTTTTGACCTACTTGGCAGGATAAACTCATACTCCTTGCTTCTGGCAAATTGCACACGAGCCTGATAATGATCGAACCTGTCATACTCTTTGTTGATGAAGGCTAAAAAACGTTCCCATTTAGTAAATTTTGCAGAGATCTCTTTACAATAACGGTAGATGACCTCTTCTTTACGGCTCAGAAGCGCAGATTCTTTCTCTTTAAGATGTCCGATACTTTGGGGGATGATATAAAAATGTCCACCTGAACTTCTAGATACCACCGTAGCTTTGAGGACATTATTGAAGCCTCCCTTTACCAAGAGGGTTTCTTCACCACCATTAAAGTGTACCTGTGTATCTACCAGATATTCTCTTAGCTTTGCAGAATGTGTAAGCTTATAGAGTGTTTCTTTGATGTCTACCTTGTTTTGTCTGATGGACTTTTCAAGACTATACAGCTCAGGGTCACGTTCAGGATTGATCTGACCTTCTGCGGTAAAGTAGTCAATGATCTCGAGTATCTCATCAGGGATCTCAATACTGTGCAGCCATGAAGAGATCGGTTCTTGGAAAGTCTGAGACTTGAGACGGTTGAAATAAGAGATCATCGTGACAAATGCATAGATCTCTTCAAGTCCGAGTACAGCTTGCTTCTTGATAAGACTTAGTTCACGATCGAGGTTTTTGACCTCTTTGGGCGGAGGAAATTCCACAGAAGAAAGTGCTTTGATATAGCGGAAGTGCTGATTGATATCAC contains:
- a CDS encoding endonuclease MutS2, with product MKQEETKQKSIIQKLDLDGYITQFKQFFAREKSVVMQGDINQHFRYIKALSSVEFPPPKEVKNLDRELSLIKKQAVLGLEEIYAFVTMISYFNRLKSQTFQEPISSWLHSIEIPDEILEIIDYFTAEGQINPERDPELYSLEKSIRQNKVDIKETLYKLTHSAKLREYLVDTQVHFNGGEETLLVKGGFNNVLKATVVSRSSGGHFYIIPQSIGHLKEKESALLSRKEEVIYRYCKEISAKFTKWERFLAFINKEYDRFDHYQARVQFARSKEYEFILPSRSKRIKLEEFAHPAIEDPVPVSIDMDKQVMLITGVNAGGKTMLLKSLLSAVYMAKYLLPFRCNVAKSEVGHFKSIEAVIDDPQSVKNDISTFAGRMQEFAKLFTKENAIVGVDEIELGTDSDEAASLFRVLLDELRKKGITFIVTTHHKRLASLMASDDQVELIAALYDEEKRLPTYTFLQGSIGKSYAFETAERYGVPERIVARAKEVYGEDKEKLNELIERSTALEREMREKIRKVDDELAAIQKKQQYLENQELKLQESHRKAIATLENRYNAATKRAQEALKAKESTEGRRLLTEAHKYKSFTPKETPTEEKEPLKEGDKIKYRSHKGVLLSIRGKEATIEVDGLKMRVPLKELKKRGEEPKVKVPQKSKKATVAVEKSKASVSVKLLGMYADEALDTVDKFLSDAMVNNLNEVQIIHGTGGGVLSKMVTEYLKKHPKIKNFYRMPGNLGITIVEL